ggaattggaagacgCTTTACGctgcgaaaaagaagaacgcGAGACTGTTGCTTCCGCGCTTTATCAAGCCGAAGAGCAGCATCGCAGTTTGCTAGAGGAGACCAACCGAGTTCACCAAGTAGAATCCGAAATGTCTCAACTTCAATCATCGTTGTCTGAATCGGAGAAAATAATAAAAAAATTATCGACAGCGCTTGCGCGCAAGGAggatgaaattgaagatATGAAGTCGGAGGAAAAACTCCTTCGTACGGAAGCCGAAAAAGTGATTGACTTGGAGCGCACTACAACCAAACTAAGAAAATCGCTCGAACAATCCCAATCTGCAACAGAGAGTCTTTCACTAGAAATTGAAAGCGCAGAAGAGAAAATGTCGCAACTCAATTCTGAAAAGCGTCATCTGCTTGAGAAAGCAGACCATGTTACTGCACTTCAGGAAAATATCACCGAGCTACAGCAAGCTTTGTCAAAGGCAGAAAGCGAGATGATTTGTCAAGGCGTTCATCTCACAAAGCTTAAGCAAGACCACAGTGAGGCACTTCTGCGCCTAAAAGAATTCGAAGCAAGATCAGAGCAAACAGTAGCCGACCTAAAGGTTAAAGGACACGAGGCAAGCCAGTATGCCGCGCTGCACACGGAACTTCAAGATCGTCTTACAGAGGAAAGAAAATCGAAGGAGGAACTGAAAAACAGACTGTGCGATATGGAGGCAGATATTGAGATCAAGGAGCACCAACTTACACGTCTCCCGAAACTTCAACTACAACTCAAAGACATGATCCGTGGACGTGAAGAACTCCAAACTAGGCTGGGCCAATTAGAAGCCGATTTGGATCGGAAAGAACGCCAGATTTCCAAAATTACAGAGCGCCATTCGCAACAACTGGAAGAGGTACAGTCTGATCGCAATGAGCAACGAAATGCCAAGGACGCGTTGCAAGCTCAGTTTAGAGCTGTAGTTGCTGAATTGGAAATGAAATCCGATCGCTTGGATCACATTTCGAAGCTCCATTGTAAACTCCAAGAACAGACGGAAACAAATGAATCCTTGCGAAGCAAATTGGACCGCGCTGAAGCGGAACTCGTTAGAAGACGAAAGCAAATCGAGGGCCTGTCAGACGACTTTTCCGTGGATCTACATACCAAGGTCGAGGAACTGACGCACGCAAAGGCTGTCCTCGAAGCAACGCTTCGTGGGATGGAAGAAGATCGAGATGAACGTGAGAAGCAAGTCAAAGAATCTTCAGAACGTTATTCCAACCAAATTGTCGACTTGCAAATAACTGTCGAAGACCTCACTCGCCTGAAGGCGTCTCTGACGAGAAAGATTGCGATCGTTGAAGCAGAGCTCGAACGGAAAGATGATGAAGTCAGTATGGCCTCAACTCAAGTTTCGGGAGACTTAACCAGTCTCCAAGCAGAATATGCCGATCAGCTTGCAGTATCGGAGAGGCTGGAGGAGAAAGTCGAAGCTCTAGAAGCTCGCCTCGTTGAGTCGGATAACGCTGAGTCGTCTATTTCCAAGCGTCTTTCAGAGGTCCAGTTGCAGCTCGAAATGgaggccaaagaaaaacgtTCCTTGAAGATGAAGATTGGAGATGTGGAGGAGGAGCTTGAACGCAAAGAGAAACAAGTCAAGGATGTCGTGGAGAGGTATTCTCGAGAAATTAGGCGGTTGGAAAACGACCTAGCCGATCAAGCAAATGTGAAACGAGGTTTGGAGCGACCAATTGCAAAGCGGTTAGATGAGACTACTGACTATTCCACCGGAGAAGATCGGTCGCTATTGCAAGAGTTTGAGATGCAGCGCAAAGAACTTAGAGACCAGTTGTTCAAGTCTGAGCAAAGTAAAAGAGATGTTGAACAGAAATTAAAGAAAGCTAACAGCGAACGTTCTGAAGTCATTTCGGCTCTAGAGGAAGTCATCAACGAGGTCCAAAGCCgcgaggaagaaattgagCAGCTAGCACATGTACTAAGAAAGCGGGATGAAGAGCTAGAGCATGCTAAACTGATTGCCACCAAAGCGCTCGCTTCAGCGCAAGAGATGAAAGCTCGCTTTGAAGATCGAGGGTCCGACTCGGGACAGGCCAGCAAGCTCGACGAACTCACATCAAGTCTGAAATATCTTTCGAGCAAGAATGATAACCTACAACGCCGTACCACACTGCTAGAGAAGGAACTTGAGGACCGTGAAGTAGAATGTTCTACTCTCCGAACGGAGCTTACGCTTCTTCAGAAAAGCCGAAGGTCGAAAAAGGAAATCCAAGACCAGTCTCTTTCCCGTCACATAGATTCTGAAATCGATGGAGCAAGCTTTGCCAAGTTCGATGACTCCCCGATCATATCTGGTGACACTGCCGATACTGTGTCAATGAAGTCTACAGATACAAAGTCGGCCGAACTTGGTAGTCGCTCAAGCTGGATTCATGACTTCGATGAGGCCAGCACAGACTCTGGGCAACTCGACCACTCTTCCATGAGTGAAATCCAGACAGAAGCAAGTCAGTCCGATTCCCGACGCTCAATCGAACGGGATGCCCTACGCAAATATGTCCGCAAACGCTACCTAAGATCCAAAGCCGCCACAAGCTAGTTCGGTTTCGCCGTCGATGCGTTCGCCATTTTGAATTGTACATTCCAATAATTATTGTATGAGATGTTACCAATTGGCATCTACTGCAATGAAATCTCCAGACATGTCGTGATTAGCTGGTGGTGGCCGCTGCCAAGgcgcttcttcttcgctgtCTTGTACAGCATCCTCTACTTCCATTTCCGAATGTTGAGTAGCCTCGAtgatttgttgttgcagttgcTTTAGTTGTCGTCCGACTTCGTCTGGTATAGAAGAATGCAATATTGTGGCCCCTGTTGACTCGTATGGTGTTTCATTCCCAATCTGCGATTCGTCACAATCTGATTCACGGAAAACGAGACAGTCGTAGGCGCGAGAGGCTGCCCCATGTTCCGCAAAAGCCTTCTTGCTATACCACACCACCACACAGTCAATGTCTTCTTTGAGTGTATAGTATTTCGGATCTCCGTACCGCCCCGATGGATAAAACTCTCCCGTGACGGGGCAACAGAATACGCTGGTGTACTTCAATTTGTGTGGCGGACCTTTATCATGCCACGTCGCGTAGTTGGCTTGCGACACCACTACCTGTCGACGTTTCCCGTACCAGGCATAAAGGGCTGCTTTGGGGACGCCTCCAAGAGGTTGCATAAATTTGGCGACAAGACCCACGCTATCATCCCAATCACTTGTGTTTGCGAGCTGTTGGGGATCGAGCTGTTGAGATGCGGACGATGGAACATCGGTGGCGAGCAATGGCGATAAAGCAGGCTTTGGTAGACCCCAAATCTTGGGAGGGTCCCTCGTTGATATTACTGCCTGATAATCACCGTTAGTCTCATCCATGCTGTCGGGTGTGCCGTGAACTGTAGCCACATTAGTCGATAAAATCGTCGGCAAGTCCGCAGCCCGCGACGATGCTGTCCCAGAGCCTGAGTGTCCGGAGTTTGTTGCGCGCCATCGTGGCTGATATCGACTACTGTAACCACTGTTGCTGCTTCGTCCATCGAACAGCAAGGGATTTCCCTCGCGTGCAGGTCCAAGCCCGGCTCGATCCCTCGCGTGATCGGGAGACTGTTCACCACGTGTCACGCTGCCCCCATGCTCGTTCGGTAAGTCGACAGGCTCATGGTGGTTGCTTGGATCGTCTCGGATCGAGGTAGAGGAGCACGACGAATACTTTTCGGTAGATGTGTTGAGTAAGAATCCTCGTTTCATGGTTCGGACTCCTTCGAAAACCGATTAAACTAGCGACTAGCTTTCTTCGGGCCGAACAAGAAACTGCTCGTAAACAGAAAGATAGGTGGAAACTAACAGTGTGGATGGTAATCAGCTGGAGGAGTTGTTGGTACTCTTATCACATTCACACATTGGAAAGATATTCTTCTATGACGTGACGGACGAATGAGGAAGGTCTAAAACAGTTTTGATTGGATCCGTTTGTCACTATCTTTTGCCACGACAAAGCCCATTCCTTCGAATATCACACTCGAGCATTGTTCGATTCAAATGTTCTCGTCATCCTCAAGGATCAACTGCTTTATCTTGACGGCTTTTTCAAAGTGATCCAGTTGCTTTGTTTCAATCCACCATGTGGCCACTTCCATGAGAAGGACGGGGTCGTCATTCttattttgaaaaaaggcGTAGAACGAAAGTCCGACCGCGTCACCTTTTTGCGCAATTTTTTGGTTGCAGATGGCCACAATTTTGTTTCGCAGAGCCGGCCTCATGATCATCGCTACCGAGAATGTACCGCCAACGAAATAAAGAACCAACGTGTAAACCATGCGCCGAAGCAACAACGATGACATGGATTGCACGGTGTGGATAACAAATGACGAACCGTAAGCTAGCTCTTCTGGGTATCCATCAGTACTTCCCTAGCTCTCCTTATCTGGTAGAGCTTGGGTTGCGCGTAGCAATTGTCAGTGCTATTGTACAGCAATTCGACTATCTGCTTTTACGGCAATACTGGGGAGTCTAGAAACTGTTTGGAATTTGCTTCCAACCGAAGATCCCAGTAACCCTGGCAAGGGTTCGTCGACAGGTTTCGTCGCCATGGCTCACCAAAACCATGCACGGAACAGCTCGTCAACCAAACGCAGTACGCttcgctgactgtgagtcggTACCGTTTCCCTCCCATATCGTCAACGCCGAGCACCTTGACAATGGCTTGGAAGCGAATCATCTTGGGTGTGACGAGTTCTCGAAACCTTGCTACTGCTGTCGTTTGCTCTTTTCTGAGCGGTCGCGCACATCTATTTCTTCCTTCGTCCTCTCTTGTTTCGGCGTTCATGACGACGGCTACCTACTCGACTCCGTTCCTCCGCACGGCGGCAGCCGCCTCGAGTAGCCGTAGTACGACAACCTCTACGAATGCGTCCACTCGCGGGGCTTCTACGACTGTAGCTACCGACACCACGTGCGACGCCTCGATCGAGAATCCTCTCTTGGCGGACTGGTCCTCACAGCCGTTCTTGTTACCGCCGTTTGCGATCGTGGAGGCCTCGCATTACGAACCCGCCTTGGTCGAAGGCATGAAGCTCCATTTGCAAGATCTGCAGAACATTGTGGATGACTCGGAGGAACCGAATTTTCACAACACCATTGCCGCCTACGACCGCGCTGGTCGGGTGCTTTCCCGAGCCCGAgccgtcttttccaacatGTGCAGTAGTCGTAACGACAATGTCTTGCAAGCGGTACAGACCAAGCTCGTCCCGGTCTTGAGTCGACACGGATCGCAAGCACGCTTTTTGCCTGGGCTCTTTGACCGCATCGATGCGGTCTTCCAAAAACGGCACGATTTGAACCTGACACCGGAACAGCTGCGGCTCACGGAACGCATTCACATGGACTTTACCCGCGCCGGAGCCGCCTTGCCGAAAGATCAACAAGACACCTTGGCCGATTTGAGCGCCGAACTGGCCTCGCTTACTACCAAATTCACGCAAAATGTAAtgaaagatgaagaaacgTACGAACTTGTTCTGCAGAAGGATGACTTGGCGGGATGTCCGGAATCTCTCATGGAAGCTGCCCAGATGGCGGCAGCCGAGCGTAACAAGGCGGACGGAGACTACGTCATTACGCTCAGTCGATCATTGGTGGAGCCGTTTTTGACCTTTTCTCAACGTCGGGATTTGCGACAACAGGCGTGGAAGGCTTGGACGTCTCGTGGGGAACTCCATCCGGATCGTGACAATAGTGCCATTGCAACGGAAATCTTGAAACTCCGGCAAAAGGTGGCCGCAATCCACGGATACAAGTCCTTTGCAGCCTATCAGTGCGCAGATCGCATGGCTCAGACACCCGAAAACGTCATGGAGCTTCTGGAAAACGTATGGGAGCGCGCTAAAGTAGTGGCCAATCAAGAAAAGGCCGATCTAGAAGTATTCGTGAAAGAATCGGGTGAGGTTTTGAATGGAGGCATTGAGCCGTGGGATTGGCGGTACTACGCGGAAAAGGTTCGTAAGGCCAAGTATGATTTTGACGAGTCTTTGCTCAAACCGTATCTGTCATTGGAGCAAATGACGAATGCAATATTTGCCGTGTCCGGTAACCTCTTTGGTCTGTCGTATGTGAAGCGCGACGACATTCAAGCCTACCACGAAGATGTCGACGTATACGAAGTTCGAGAAACTTCAAAGGATGGGAAAGATCGTGTCGTTGCAATTTTTGTGCACGACAACTTCGCTCGTCCCTTTAAAACTAGCGGAGCTTGGATGAGCGAATATCGCTCTCAGACGAGAAATATCGGTGATGGCGTCAGCCCGATTGAAGCCATCCCCGTTGTgtcaaacaacaacaatcttGCCAAATCCGGTTCGCATACGCTGTTAAGTTACGACGACGCGCGCACGTTGTTTCACGAGTTTGGACACGCACATCACGGCATGTTGTCGGACGCCAACTACGGTCGCTTGGCTTCCACAAACGTTGCCACAGATTTTGTCGAATTGCCGTCCCAGCTGATGGAGCACTGGTTGGACGAAAGGACAGTGCTCAAAGAGTATGCACGACACTACCAAACAGGCGAACCCGTACCTGATGATTTGTTAGACAAGTTGGAAGCTGCGCGATCCTTTCAGCAAGGGTTTCAAACAGTGGAGTATACCAGTAAGTCCTTCTCAGATTTTCAACTTGTTGAAATCCTGTGATCTTGGCTTTCTAATTCATCCTTATCATTTGTTCTGCTAGTTTGTGCTTTGCTCGATATGGCAATTCACCAGATAGAGGACTACAGCGACTTTAATCTCGCAGATTTTGAACGGGCGGAACTGGCGCGTCTCGGGATGCCGGCTGGTATTGTGATGCGTCACCGACCCGCTCATTTTCAGCACTTGTTCAGTACGTCCATGTACGCAGCTGGATACTACGTTTATCAATGGGCCGAGGTGCTGGATGCTGATGCCTTTGCAGCTTTTACCGAAGCTGGTGATGCCTTTGATTCAAGTGTGGCTCAAAAGGCACGCTCGTTCATTTACGGTGCCGGGAATACAGTGGCACCAGATGAGTTGTTTCGGCAGTTTCGTGGGCGGGACCCCGATATCAATTTTAtgctgaaaaagaaaggcTTGCTAATTGAGTAGTGAATCTTGTCCATGTGTATCCATTTCCCGATAATAACATTAGACACATGTGGTTTCCCAGGTATCAGAAGCGGTGCACAAAGAGCATGCCGTACCTCTGGTATCAGCGTGTCTACTCCATAGTCCAACGTTTCGCTCCCTTTTTCGTAGTTCTGCAACTGCTGGAATTGTGATCGATCGATCAATGCTTTACAAAACATGGCGTCGCCAATGCCTCCAGACGCTCAAACTGTTTTCGCTCCGCAGGAAGAGCTGAATGCTGTTCGCCGTCAAGCCAAACTACTTGCTGATGATATAAAGCAAGCACTGGAAGAAACTCTCTCGCAACTAGCGCATATCTCGAACGAAACATCTCCTTGGAATGGTCGCGTCCCCCTTTTTCGTTCGCAGTCAGCTAAGTGTCAAAAACATCTTAATTCGCAGCGAGGCATGGAAAATTACGAACGAGATCTCGATGACGATACGGGAACTCAGGTGGGCACACTATCAGACAGCGGGGGTGACGATTACTCGTCGCCCGATAGGGTCTTGAGTTTTAAGCAATATAGTGGTTTGGACTCGGGAAAGAAACGCAACCGCATTCGCTGCGGCATCCAAGTCCATGAGGATAAGATTCGCAGCATTTTATCTCGGATGAAGCAACTGACGCATGCAAATGTGGGCTCTACCAATGTTAAAACAGACCAGCGTGGCGATCACGGAGATAGTAGTAGCATGAACAGTTCGAATAGTATTTAAGATAAGTAAAATTGACTTTCTCGGTTTCCGCACACAAAATGCATAGCACCCTGATCCAGACGATGCAAAGCCTTGAGCGTGGGATCCTGGATGGGTGCCAAAGCTGTGCCCACCGCGGCAGAAACCATATGGACAAACCGAGATTAGCTTCTGTTTACCTAGGAAGACTCGTTTGACTGGGTACCGTATGGGATCGCAATCAGCCACAGACTCAACTGCTCACGCAGATAGCACAGGTTATGAGAAACAGACCAAACTGAGCCAGACCTATCCGACGATATTTTACAATTgcacaaagaaaaacgacGGCACATGTAGGTGCAGTATGGGTTGAACGACTTCGCCAACAACCGCACCAACCTAAACGGCAAGGACGAACTGCTGAGGAAAATGAAGTTCGAATAATCCCAGACCTTTCACCATTGGACAACCTTCTCACCAACAGGATGGCTTCATTACAAGGGGTAGCTGCCCATTTACTAGAAGTATTTCATCGCTCAATCCAACCGAATCTTTGATTTTCCAAATGACCAAGTTTTTGTATCTGCCACCCCTCTCGCTTGGCCACCTGCTGCTTGACTGAGCGAATCCGTTAGAGATGTCTCGGCGCTTGATGTCAAATGGCTCACTTGGTGGTAAGCAGAAGAATGCGACGTAACCAGCCATGCCAACAAACCCAATGCAACAGATTGCAGCAATGCCGAGCCCGTTACAATAGCCGGATGTCTAACGTAGTATGGTACGAACGTATTGCAAATCACGACCAGCACTGGCAGGGATTGGAACCAGGCAAATCCAGCAATAGCAAGATTTAGATAAAATTGTTCAAGTTGCTTTGCTCGACACTTCCATCGTGTTTGCATGGTCGCAGCCAAACACAGTAGGCCTAGCACGAAACGAACGGCCATAAGGATCTTCCCAGGCAAGTGTTCCAAATCGTGGTACGAttcaaagtcgtcgttgTATGTCCGTCCCCACTGTGCCAATACAACGTGAAGGGCTAGAACGGCGAGTCCCAGAGCGGTCCCGGCGTTCCAGTGTTGTATCGCTCCCATGGGTTTCGAGAGGTCGGATAAAAGCAATTGAACAACAGATTGGTTTGGATTCATTGAAAGCATGTCGGACGGCAGCGTCCAACCCGCAGCAATACTCAACAATAAAAGCATTACCAGTGCATCGCAAACAGCTTCGGCATGCGCTGACAAGGCGTCAAAGAGATAGCTTCCTACTCCGTTCCCTTGGTATACTTTGATATGTATCAGCTCGCAAAGCGAACTAGCCGCGTccaaggcggcggcggccgcaACCCACAAAAGCGCCACGTGTACCGTATGTTTGCTTACTAGCTGCGATCCGATCAGCATGCATATCAGTAAAGTAATTAAACTCGAGAGCAGCAGTGAAACGGAATGGACACGGGTCAACGGTAATTCGTCGGCCGACAAGTGTGTGAGCACCATCTCGGGGCGACCGCCATCTGTGTTTTTCTGTGGTATGTGATTTTGTATGCGCAATTCATAATGTATGGGCGGGATTTTTAAATCCTGCATGACTTGTTCTAGTGAACAGTCGTCGACAACGATATACCAGTAGTGCGGTCG
The genomic region above belongs to Phaeodactylum tricornutum CCAP 1055/1 chromosome 16, whole genome shotgun sequence and contains:
- a CDS encoding predicted protein, with the translated sequence MKRGFLLNTSTEKYSSCSSTSIRDDPSNHHEPVDLPNEHGGSVTRGEQSPDHARDRAGLGPAREGNPLLFDGRSSNSGYSSRYQPRWRATNSGHSGSGTASSRAADLPTILSTNVATVHGTPDSMDETNGDYQAVISTRDPPKIWGLPKPALSPLLATDVPSSASQQLDPQQLANTSDWDDSVGLVAKFMQPLGGVPKAALYAWYGKRRQVVVSQANYATWHDKGPPHKLKYTSVFCCPVTGEFYPSGRYGDPKYYTLKEDIDCVVVWYSKKAFAEHGAASRAYDCLVFRESDCDESQIGNETPYESTGATILHSSIPDEVGRQLKQLQQQIIEATQHSEMEVEDAVQDSEEEAPWQRPPPANHDMSGDFIAVDANW
- a CDS encoding predicted protein; its protein translation is MAWKRIILGVTSSRNLATAVVCSFLSGRAHLFLPSSSLVSAFMTTATYSTPFLRTAAAASSSRSTTTSTNASTRGASTTVATDTTCDASIENPLLADWSSQPFLLPPFAIVEASHYEPALVEGMKLHLQDLQNIVDDSEEPNFHNTIAAYDRAGRVLSRARAVFSNMCSSRNDNVLQAVQTKLVPVLSRHGSQARFLPGLFDRIDAVFQKRHDLNLTPEQLRLTERIHMDFTRAGAALPKDQQDTLADLSAELASLTTKFTQNVMKDEETYELVLQKDDLAGCPESLMEAAQMAAAERNKADGDYVITLSRSLVEPFLTFSQRRDLRQQAWKAWTSRGELHPDRDNSAIATEILKLRQKVAAIHGYKSFAAYQCADRMAQTPENVMELLENVWERAKVVANQEKADLEVFVKESGEVLNGGIEPWDWRYYAEKVRKAKYDFDESLLKPYLSLEQMTNAIFAVSGNLFGLSYVKRDDIQAYHEDVDVYEVRETSKDGKDRVVAIFVHDNFARPFKTSGAWMSEYRSQTRNIGDGVSPIEAIPVVSNNNNLAKSGSHTLLSYDDARTLFHEFGHAHHGMLSDANYGRLASTNVATDFVELPSQLMEHWLDERTVLKEYARHYQTGEPVPDDLLDKLEAARSFQQGFQTVEYTICALLDMAIHQIEDYSDFNLADFERAELARLGMPAGIVMRHRPAHFQHLFSTSMYAAGYYVYQWAEVLDADAFAAFTEAGDAFDSSVAQKARSFIYGAGNTVAPDELFRQFRGRDPDINFMLKKKGLLIE
- a CDS encoding predicted protein, translated to MASPMPPDAQTVFAPQEELNAVRRQAKLLADDIKQALEETLSQLAHISNETSPWNGRVPLFRSQSAKCQKHLNSQRGMENYERDLDDDTGTQVGTLSDSGGDDYSSPDRVLSFKQYSGLDSGKKRNRIRCGIQVHEDKIRSILSRMKQLTHANVGSTNVKTDQRGDHGDSSSMNSSNSI
- a CDS encoding predicted protein, with translation MLHLAPLFWGRLFTVLIVTAGSCSPIYAKTVSGDFRLSGLQSHRVLVSFAVVPDGARVSVNLTASSMYENERFLQLRMYRDVEWSKVIKAKTCTEMIRHASQTQQLSFDYKNKQWKSEEKTALIFNSDKGTSRRPHYWYIVVDDCSLEQVMQDLKIPPIHYELRIQNHIPQKNTDGGRPEMVLTHLSADELPLTRVHSVSLLLSSLITLLICMLIGSQLVSKHTVHVALLWVAAAAALDAASSLCELIHIKVYQGNGVGSYLFDALSAHAEAVCDALVMLLLLSIAAGWTLPSDMLSMNPNQSVVQLLLSDLSKPMGAIQHWNAGTALGLAVLALHVVLAQWGRTYNDDFESYHDLEHLPGKILMAVRFVLGLLCLAATMQTRWKCRAKQLEQFYLNLAIAGFAWFQSLPVLVVICNTFVPYYVRHPAIVTGSALLQSVALGLLAWLVTSHSSAYHQVSHLTSSAETSLTDSLSQAAGGQARGVADTKTWSFGKSKIRLD